Proteins from a genomic interval of Cucumis melo cultivar AY chromosome 7, USDA_Cmelo_AY_1.0, whole genome shotgun sequence:
- the LOC103493137 gene encoding protein LURP-one-related 17 → MLFFKSLSRAVHQESQSPEELKETGAVSGSPVSLTVWRKSLLLTCNGFTVIDRNGNIVYRVDNYTGRPEEMILMDGLGKSVLTMCRSKKLGLGENWCVYEGEVEGKTRGRKNKPICRVKKNINILHVDPNAKVLAYVYDYRISKKKYAYSVEGSYGERSCKVLDAASRRVVAEVKRKEAVKGGVGFGAEVFLLVIVPGFDSGLAMALVLLLDQMFS, encoded by the exons ATGCTCTTCTTCAAATCTTTATCCCGAGCAGTGCACCAAGAATCCCAGTCCCCGGAGGAGCTCAAGGAAACCGGCGCCGTTTCCGGCTCACCTGTCTCACTGACGGTGTGGAGGAAGTCACTCCTACTTACATGCAACGGCTTCACAGTGATCGATCGTAACGGAAACATCGTATACAGAGTCGACAATTACACCGGACGACCAGAGGAAATGATTCTGATGGACGGCCTCGGAAAATCCGTCCTCACAATGTGCCGCTCCAAG AAGCTAGGATTAGGGGAAAACTGGTGCGTATACGAAGGGGAAGTAGAAGGAAAAACAAGGGGAAGAAAGAACAAACCGATATGTCGAGTGAAGAAGAACATAAACATACTACATGTGGATCCGAACGCGAAAGTACTAGCGTATGTATACGATTACAGAATCTCGAAGAAAAAGTACGCGTATAGTGTGGAAGGTTCATACGGGGAGCGATCGTGCAAGGTATTGGATGCTGCGTCGAGGAGGGTGGTGGCGGAGGTGAAGAGGAAGGAGGCGGTGAAGGGTGGAGTTGGTTTTGGGGCGGAGGTATTTCTTCTGGTGATTGTTCCTGGTTTTGATTCAGGATTAGCGATGGCTTTGGTTTTGCTTTTGGATCAAATGTTCTCTTAG